GACCGAAGGAAGGCCGTTCTTGAAGTCTTCGACGAGCTCATGAAGCCCATGTTCTTCACTTCCGTCACGACGGCGGTCGGCTTCTCCATGCTGGCTTGGGCGGACATCCCCCCGGTAAAGGTGTTCGGGCTCTTCGTGGCCCTGGGTGTCCTTTCCGCGTGGCTTCTGACGATGGCCGTCATCCCCGCCTCCCTCATGCTCCTGCGTGAGAGGAAGCCCATCGCGGCTAAGACCGGAGGCAGCCCCATGCTCGCCGCCCTCGGGAGATTTTCCCTCCGAAGGAGCAAGCTCGTGGTGGTTTTCGGGGCCGCCCTCATCGTCGTTTCCGTATTCGGCGTCAGGTCCCTCGTGGTCAACGACAATCCCGTCAAGTGGTTCAAGAGGTCCCATCCCATAAGGGTGGCCGATTCGGTGCTCAATCGCCTCATAGGCGGCACGTATATCTCCTATCTCGTGCTCGAGGGAGACGCCGGCGAGGACATGAAGCGGCCCGAGGTGATGGCTTACATGGAGGGGCTCCAGAGACACCTCGAGTCCAACGGCCTCGTAGGCAAGACCACGTCTGTCGCGGACGTGGTAAAGAGGGTCAACTATGTGCTCCACGACGAAGACAAGCAATACGAAGTGCTTCCCGAAAGCAGGCGGGCCATCGGGCAGTACCTTTTTCTTTTCCTTATGTCGAGCGAGCCGGACGAGCTCGATAACTTCGTGGATTACGATTTCAGGAAGGCAGACATATGGGTCCAGCTCAAATCCGGTGACAACAGGGACATGACAGCGGTCGTCGAGGACGCGGGAAAATACATGGAGGCCAACCCCCTTCCCGAAGGCATCCGGACGCGATGGTCGGGGCTTCCGTATCTCAACATAACCTGGCAGAAGCTCATGGTGGTGGGCATGCTCAAGGCCACGGTTGGTTCGTGGTGGGTGATATTCCTGCTGCTTATAATACAGTTCCGGTCGTTGTGGTGGGCGGTGGCCGGGATGCTGCCCCTGGGGCTGTCGGTCCTTTTCACCTATGGTCTTATAGGCTTCGGGGGGAAGGAATACGACATGCCCATCGCGGTCTGCTCGACGCTGGCCCTCGGCCTGGGGGTAGACTTCGCCATCCACTTCGTCCAGAGGTTCAGGGACAGGTACAAAGAGACCGGAGACCTCCAGGCCACGATGGGGTGGACCATGGGAGGGGAGCCCGCCCTTGCCATCTTCAGGAACGCGCTCGTGGTGGGCCTGGGCTTTCTGCCCCTGGTGCTCGCGACGCTCTTGCCCTATGTGACGGTAGGACTTTTCTTCGGCTCCCTGGCGTTCTTCGCGGGTGTGACCACGCTTCTGTTTCTGCCCGCGCTGATAGGGAGCTTTAAGGGGGTTCTTCTGAAGACGCGATGACACGAGGAGGTAGTCCCATGATGAAAAGGCTTTTCGGGGCCGCGGCGGCCGTC
The Nitrospirota bacterium genome window above contains:
- a CDS encoding MMPL family transporter, whose translation is MRSMIMRLVRLSVERPKTVLFLIGVFTVICAIQFPKIAIDTDPENMLREDEPIRVFHDRVKEDFGIEELIVLGVVREEGIFNPESLGKIKRITDEVLRIKGVIPDDVMSLTQTNNVVAKDGTLHVRPPVTDVPADASGLERLKREVLDNPLFRDRIVSSDGRGAAIYIPVESKDIAHDVGEKVKAIYEREGGPEKYYMAGLPIAEDTFGTEMFLQMAIVAPLAGFLLMLILFAIFRRVSLIVPPMAVAMLSVIWTMGVMIGMGFKVHIMSSMIPVFLMPIAVCDSVHILSDFFEKLPRAGDRRKAVLEVFDELMKPMFFTSVTTAVGFSMLAWADIPPVKVFGLFVALGVLSAWLLTMAVIPASLMLLRERKPIAAKTGGSPMLAALGRFSLRRSKLVVVFGAALIVVSVFGVRSLVVNDNPVKWFKRSHPIRVADSVLNRLIGGTYISYLVLEGDAGEDMKRPEVMAYMEGLQRHLESNGLVGKTTSVADVVKRVNYVLHDEDKQYEVLPESRRAIGQYLFLFLMSSEPDELDNFVDYDFRKADIWVQLKSGDNRDMTAVVEDAGKYMEANPLPEGIRTRWSGLPYLNITWQKLMVVGMLKATVGSWWVIFLLLIIQFRSLWWAVAGMLPLGLSVLFTYGLIGFGGKEYDMPIAVCSTLALGLGVDFAIHFVQRFRDRYKETGDLQATMGWTMGGEPALAIFRNALVVGLGFLPLVLATLLPYVTVGLFFGSLAFFAGVTTLLFLPALIGSFKGVLLKTR